The following are encoded in a window of bacterium SCSIO 12643 genomic DNA:
- a CDS encoding uroporphyrinogen-III synthase, translated as MASILSTKVLSEDLREQLISNHIAIRDEDFISIAYNQVDLKRDALDHVVLITSKNVIQSLLDSNQIHVLEGKEIHCVGDSIPKLLKPYGISIQQSFQNAKALGEFIVQQDIKSVTFLRGNKSRPELPQLLLDHGVLLKQYELYTTRLTPKKMDQSFDGLLFFCPSAVESYLTNHHINNEQIICIGQTTASAVQPYSNNIMIADHQKVSSVIQKTIELFQKS; from the coding sequence GTGGCTTCCATATTATCTACAAAGGTCCTCTCTGAAGATTTACGTGAGCAATTGATTTCAAATCATATTGCCATTCGGGATGAGGATTTTATTTCAATCGCATACAATCAGGTTGATTTAAAAAGAGATGCTTTAGATCATGTGGTGCTCATTACCAGTAAGAATGTTATTCAATCTTTGTTGGATTCAAATCAGATACATGTTTTGGAAGGAAAGGAGATTCATTGTGTGGGAGATTCTATTCCGAAGCTTCTGAAACCATATGGCATATCGATTCAGCAATCATTTCAAAATGCAAAAGCACTGGGCGAGTTTATAGTGCAACAAGATATTAAGTCGGTTACTTTTTTAAGAGGCAACAAGAGCCGACCAGAATTGCCTCAATTGTTACTAGATCATGGCGTTCTCCTGAAACAATATGAATTGTATACCACCAGATTGACCCCAAAGAAAATGGATCAATCATTTGACGGGCTACTATTCTTTTGTCCTTCTGCGGTAGAAAGTTACCTCACGAATCATCACATTAACAACGAACAGATTATATGTATTGGTCAGACCACTGCTTCAGCGGTTCAACCATATTCTAATAATATTATGATTGCCGATCACCAAAAGGTCTCTTCGGTGATTCAAAAAACCATTGAATTATTTCAAAAATCATGA
- the hemE gene encoding uroporphyrinogen decarboxylase: protein MMKNDLFLRALKGETVERPPVWMMRQAGRFLPDFRALKAKYDFFTRCQTPELATEITVMPVNQIGVDAAILFSDILVVPQAMNIPFVMKAGVGPWLEDPIRSMADVQKTVVPEIGDTLQYVMDAIKMTKAELDDRVPLIGFAGSPWTILCYAVEGRGSKSFDQAKSFCFSQPETAHLLLQKITDTTIAYLKEKVKSGVNAVQVFDSWGGMLSPEDYAEFSWRYIQQIVDALADDAPVIVFGKGCWFAMDKMAASKASAIGVDWTVTPETARKLTGGNITLQGNFDPSRLLSPIPVIEQLATEMIDRFGKDKYIANLGHGILPHVPVEHAQAFVNAVKNYKAK from the coding sequence ATCATGAAAAACGACTTATTTCTTCGTGCCTTAAAAGGCGAAACTGTAGAACGCCCTCCAGTATGGATGATGCGTCAGGCCGGGCGATTCCTTCCGGATTTCAGAGCACTAAAGGCCAAATATGATTTCTTTACCAGATGTCAAACGCCTGAACTGGCAACAGAAATCACTGTGATGCCAGTCAATCAAATTGGCGTAGATGCAGCCATTTTATTTTCTGACATTTTGGTAGTTCCACAAGCCATGAACATTCCGTTCGTAATGAAAGCTGGAGTTGGCCCATGGTTGGAAGACCCTATTCGTTCTATGGCGGATGTTCAAAAAACAGTTGTACCGGAAATTGGTGATACTTTACAATATGTAATGGATGCCATTAAAATGACGAAAGCAGAATTAGATGATCGTGTACCTTTAATTGGTTTCGCTGGTTCTCCGTGGACAATCCTTTGCTATGCAGTAGAAGGAAGAGGTTCTAAATCATTTGATCAGGCCAAAAGCTTCTGTTTCTCACAACCTGAAACTGCACATTTGCTATTGCAAAAAATTACCGATACCACCATTGCTTACTTAAAAGAGAAGGTGAAATCCGGAGTCAATGCGGTCCAGGTATTTGATAGCTGGGGAGGCATGCTTTCTCCTGAAGATTACGCAGAGTTCTCATGGCGATACATTCAACAAATCGTAGATGCTCTGGCTGATGATGCTCCAGTAATTGTGTTTGGAAAAGGATGTTGGTTTGCAATGGATAAAATGGCAGCTAGTAAAGCCTCTGCTATTGGCGTGGATTGGACCGTAACTCCAGAAACAGCAAGAAAATTAACTGGAGGAAACATTACTTTACAAGGTAATTTCGATCCATCCAGATTGTTATCTCCTATTCCAGTGATTGAACAGTTAGCGACAGAAATGATTGATCGTTTTGGAAAAGACAAATACATCGCTAATTTAGGTCACGGTATTTTACCTCACGTTCCGGTAGAACATGCACAAGCCTTTGTGAATGCAGTTAAAAACTATAAAGCGAAATAA
- the hemB gene encoding porphobilinogen synthase: MYPYKRPRRLRQNGAIRSLVQETIVTPNDFLVPLFISEGTNQVKEIPSMPNYFKKSLDLTVQDVKELWNMGIKSVLLFVQVPDDLKDNQGTEAINADGLMQRSVRAIKDAVPEMLVMTDVALDPYSSYGHDGIVEDGQILNDSTAEVLAAMSISHAEAGADFVAPSDMMDGRIQTIREALEEEGFTNTGIMSYSAKYASSFYGPFRDALDSAPGFGDKKTYQMNPANGHEAVKEILMDIEEGADMVMVKPGLPYLDIVKEAKAISEVPVSVYQVSGEYAMIKAAAEKGWINEEQAIIESLTSLKRAGADVIATYFAKEAIRLFGY; encoded by the coding sequence ATGTATCCATATAAAAGACCAAGAAGATTACGCCAAAACGGAGCCATTCGTTCTTTAGTTCAGGAAACTATCGTAACTCCAAATGACTTTTTGGTACCACTTTTTATTTCGGAAGGTACCAATCAGGTAAAGGAAATTCCATCTATGCCAAATTACTTCAAAAAAAGTCTGGATTTGACTGTTCAGGATGTGAAGGAACTATGGAACATGGGAATTAAATCTGTACTACTATTTGTACAGGTTCCTGATGATTTAAAAGACAATCAAGGCACAGAAGCCATCAATGCAGATGGTTTAATGCAAAGATCTGTTCGAGCCATTAAGGATGCTGTTCCAGAAATGCTTGTCATGACAGATGTGGCTTTAGATCCGTATTCTTCCTACGGTCATGACGGTATTGTGGAAGATGGACAAATCTTAAACGATTCTACAGCTGAAGTACTGGCTGCAATGTCTATTTCTCACGCTGAAGCAGGAGCCGATTTTGTGGCCCCAAGTGATATGATGGATGGACGTATTCAAACCATTCGTGAAGCACTGGAAGAAGAAGGATTTACCAATACAGGAATCATGAGTTATAGTGCCAAATATGCTTCTAGTTTTTACGGCCCATTTCGTGACGCACTGGATTCTGCTCCAGGTTTTGGAGATAAAAAAACGTATCAAATGAATCCGGCTAACGGACATGAAGCTGTTAAGGAAATCCTAATGGATATCGAAGAAGGCGCTGATATGGTTATGGTGAAACCAGGATTACCTTATCTGGATATTGTAAAAGAAGCGAAAGCTATTTCTGAAGTTCCGGTTTCGGTTTACCAGGTAAGTGGTGAATATGCAATGATTAAAGCAGCTGCAGAAAAAGGCTGGATTAATGAAGAGCAAGCGATTATCGAATCATTGACTTCACTTAAACGTGCAGGTGCGGATGTGATCGCAACTTATTTTGCCAAAGAAGCTATTCGTTTATTTGGGTATTAA
- the hemN gene encoding oxygen-independent coproporphyrinogen III oxidase, which translates to MNQNLIQKYNIPGPRYTSYPTVPYWEADTIDQDSWKESVIRSFNESNSEEGISIYIHLPFCENLCTFCGCHKKITKRHTVESPYIEAVLNEWNSYVKLFDETPIIKELHLGGGTPTFFAPEHLEQLITGLFKSAKRAENHEFSFEAHPNNTTKEHLTTLFNLGFERCSFGIQDYDPKVQKTINRIQSFEQVKMVTEWAREVGYTSISHDLIFGLPHQTLENVQDTIRKTNELLPDRLAFYSYAHVPWIKGNGQRGYSEADLPKNEVKRALYEAGKKMFSELGYVEIGMDHFALKSDSLYKSLESKKLHRNFMGYTASKTQLMIGLGMSAISDSWYAFAQNEKSVTDYENRANAGELPIFRGHLLTDEDRVIRQHILNIMCHFETSWKEPDAQFPELPECLDKLKEMESDGLLTIQDDMLFVPEHARPFVRNICMAFDLRLLRKAPQTRVFSMTI; encoded by the coding sequence ATGAATCAAAATCTAATTCAGAAATACAATATTCCGGGACCGCGATATACAAGTTATCCAACAGTTCCATATTGGGAAGCTGATACAATCGATCAGGATTCCTGGAAAGAATCTGTAATTCGTTCTTTCAACGAGAGTAATTCAGAAGAAGGCATTAGTATTTATATTCATCTTCCTTTTTGTGAAAACCTATGCACATTCTGTGGATGTCATAAAAAAATCACCAAAAGACATACTGTAGAATCTCCATACATCGAAGCCGTTTTAAACGAATGGAATTCTTATGTAAAACTGTTTGACGAAACACCCATCATTAAAGAGTTACATCTTGGTGGTGGCACACCTACCTTTTTTGCTCCGGAACATTTAGAACAATTAATTACCGGATTATTTAAATCAGCAAAACGAGCTGAGAATCACGAATTCAGTTTTGAAGCGCATCCGAATAACACCACGAAAGAGCATCTTACAACACTTTTCAACTTAGGCTTCGAACGTTGCAGTTTTGGGATTCAGGATTACGATCCAAAAGTTCAAAAAACCATTAATCGAATTCAGAGTTTCGAACAGGTAAAAATGGTAACAGAATGGGCCAGAGAAGTAGGATATACATCAATAAGTCATGATCTTATTTTTGGTCTACCACATCAAACCCTGGAAAATGTTCAGGATACTATTCGTAAAACCAACGAACTTTTGCCGGATCGATTGGCATTTTACAGTTACGCGCATGTTCCTTGGATTAAGGGAAATGGCCAGCGAGGTTATAGCGAAGCTGACCTACCAAAAAATGAGGTTAAACGCGCGCTTTACGAAGCTGGGAAAAAGATGTTTTCCGAATTGGGATATGTAGAAATCGGGATGGATCATTTCGCTTTAAAATCAGATTCCCTGTATAAGTCTCTCGAGAGCAAAAAACTACATCGTAATTTCATGGGGTATACCGCAAGTAAAACCCAGTTAATGATCGGGTTGGGAATGTCGGCTATTAGTGACTCGTGGTACGCTTTTGCTCAAAATGAAAAATCCGTAACGGATTATGAGAATAGAGCAAATGCGGGTGAACTCCCAATTTTTAGAGGTCATTTACTCACCGATGAAGATCGTGTAATTAGACAGCATATTTTGAATATCATGTGCCATTTCGAGACTTCATGGAAAGAACCTGATGCTCAATTCCCAGAACTTCCTGAATGTCTCGACAAATTAAAAGAAATGGAATCTGATGGTTTACTCACCATTCAAGATGATATGTTGTTTGTTCCTGAACATGCCAGACCTTTCGTAAGAAATATCTGTATGGCTTTTGATTTGAGACTCCTTAGAAAGGCTCCGCAAACGAGAGTATTTTCAATGACGATCTAG
- a CDS encoding CopD family protein, which translates to MSFLWLKSLHIIFVVTWFAGLFYIVRLFIYQTEAQDKPEVEKDILTRQFQLMSKRLWYGITWPSAILTLIFGTSVLLQRPFFLKQPWMHIKLTFVILLFVYHFLNHRIFVQLQNNQYSWTSTKLRIWNEAATLFLFAIIFLVIFQTATDWLYGLLGLVAFAVVLMMAIKIYKRQREKRN; encoded by the coding sequence ATGTCTTTTTTATGGTTGAAATCGTTGCACATCATTTTTGTGGTAACGTGGTTTGCGGGATTGTTTTACATCGTTCGGTTATTTATTTATCAGACTGAAGCTCAGGATAAACCTGAGGTAGAAAAAGATATTTTGACGCGCCAGTTTCAGTTAATGAGTAAAAGACTGTGGTATGGAATTACATGGCCTTCTGCTATACTGACTCTAATTTTTGGAACCAGCGTTTTGTTACAAAGACCGTTCTTTTTAAAACAACCCTGGATGCACATCAAACTGACATTTGTAATCCTATTATTTGTATATCACTTTCTAAATCACAGAATTTTTGTGCAACTTCAAAACAACCAATATTCATGGACTTCTACCAAACTGAGAATATGGAATGAAGCAGCAACTTTATTTTTATTCGCTATAATCTTTTTGGTGATATTCCAAACGGCAACCGATTGGTTATACGGATTATTGGGACTGGTTGCTTTTGCTGTTGTATTGATGATGGCCATCAAAATTTACAAAAGGCAAAGAGAAAAACGCAACTAG
- a CDS encoding SRPBCC domain-containing protein, with translation MQTLYHTFHIDSTFEKVFESLTTIDGLSGWWTKTTSGDANLNGTVFFKFAEYATFEMKVVQVQENLMVVWKSVSGNPDWEGTHIAFKLSENDNKVMVQFTHGAFSDDYSALGNINFSWGRYLESLRNYCEKGVGAPFEE, from the coding sequence ATGCAAACACTATATCATACATTTCATATTGACTCCACCTTCGAAAAGGTATTTGAGTCGCTCACTACAATTGACGGGTTATCCGGTTGGTGGACTAAAACCACCAGTGGAGACGCCAATTTGAACGGAACCGTATTTTTTAAATTCGCAGAATATGCCACGTTTGAAATGAAGGTTGTTCAGGTTCAGGAAAATCTGATGGTTGTCTGGAAATCCGTTTCGGGAAATCCTGATTGGGAAGGAACGCATATCGCTTTTAAGTTATCTGAAAATGATAATAAAGTCATGGTTCAGTTTACACATGGTGCTTTTTCTGATGATTATTCAGCGCTTGGAAACATAAATTTCAGTTGGGGTAGGTATTTGGAGAGTTTAAGAAACTACTGTGAAAAAGGAGTAGGAGCTCCTTTTGAGGAATAG
- a CDS encoding helix-turn-helix domain-containing protein, which yields MKHISVIVPNGEAVLSSIIGAYKIFNKVNDYLLQTGQISSDMFKVDLVGLNSKTDLYNGAFTVTPNKTIDQIERTDLIIVTTIVGDMQKELANNAEFIPWIKKQRIQNDAEVASLCTGAFLLAETGLLNGKTCTTHWFAADNFRQMYPQITLLNERIITEDNGIYTSGGAYSFLNLLLYLVEKYCGRQTAIWCSKMFEIEFDRSNQNQFTIFNGQKEHEDESIKNAQTFIEGHFGDKINVEELANKFALSRRNFVRRFKKATSNTPIEYIQRVKIEAAKKSLESSTYSVSDVMYNVGYTDDKSFRNTFKKFTGLSPMEYRKKYNREMSLL from the coding sequence ATGAAACATATTAGTGTTATAGTTCCTAACGGGGAAGCAGTTTTAAGCTCTATCATTGGTGCTTATAAGATATTTAATAAAGTCAACGATTATTTACTACAGACCGGTCAAATCTCATCTGACATGTTTAAAGTGGATCTGGTTGGATTGAATTCTAAGACTGATTTGTATAATGGTGCTTTTACTGTAACACCTAACAAAACGATTGATCAGATAGAACGTACGGACCTGATCATTGTAACTACAATTGTTGGAGATATGCAGAAGGAACTGGCCAATAATGCGGAATTTATTCCTTGGATTAAAAAGCAAAGAATTCAAAACGATGCGGAAGTGGCTAGCTTGTGTACTGGGGCTTTTCTTTTAGCTGAAACCGGATTGTTAAATGGTAAGACCTGTACGACACATTGGTTTGCTGCAGATAACTTTAGACAAATGTATCCCCAAATTACACTTCTAAATGAAAGAATTATTACTGAAGATAATGGCATTTATACTTCCGGAGGGGCCTATTCCTTTCTAAATCTCCTATTGTATCTGGTTGAAAAATACTGTGGACGTCAAACGGCCATTTGGTGTTCCAAAATGTTTGAAATCGAATTTGACCGTAGCAATCAAAATCAGTTCACCATTTTTAATGGGCAGAAAGAACATGAAGATGAATCCATAAAAAATGCGCAGACTTTTATCGAAGGTCACTTTGGTGATAAAATAAATGTAGAAGAGCTGGCCAACAAATTTGCTTTGAGTCGTAGAAACTTTGTGAGAAGATTTAAGAAAGCTACTTCAAACACACCAATCGAATATATCCAGCGTGTTAAAATTGAAGCAGCTAAAAAAAGTCTGGAGTCCTCCACTTATTCTGTAAGTGATGTTATGTACAATGTGGGTTACACAGATGACAAATCATTTCGTAATACTTTTAAAAAGTTCACCGGGTTATCTCCAATGGAATACCGTAAGAAGTATAATCGCGAGATGAGCTTATTATAG
- a CDS encoding glutathione peroxidase, which yields MEFYDLTFETPSGKSISMADFKGKVVLVVNTATKCGLTPQFDGLEQLHQKYKDKGLVVLGFPCNQFKNQEPETNDTIEEVCRINHGVTFQLTKKVDVNGENTHPVYKYLKSQLGSFLGRKIKWNFEKFLIDSNGKPYKRYLPTTVPSKLEKDIVKLLS from the coding sequence ATGGAATTTTACGATTTAACATTCGAAACGCCATCTGGAAAAAGTATTTCCATGGCTGACTTCAAAGGAAAAGTAGTTTTAGTAGTTAACACGGCCACCAAATGTGGACTTACTCCGCAATTTGACGGACTGGAACAACTACATCAAAAATACAAAGACAAGGGATTAGTTGTTTTAGGTTTTCCTTGTAACCAATTTAAAAATCAAGAACCGGAAACCAACGATACTATTGAAGAAGTATGCCGCATCAACCACGGTGTTACCTTTCAATTAACGAAAAAAGTGGATGTAAATGGAGAAAATACACATCCTGTATATAAATACTTAAAAAGTCAACTCGGTAGTTTCCTAGGACGAAAAATCAAATGGAACTTTGAAAAGTTTCTAATTGACAGTAATGGTAAACCATATAAGAGATATTTACCCACTACCGTGCCCTCCAAACTAGAAAAGGATATTGTTAAACTATTATCATAA
- a CDS encoding MarR family transcriptional regulator: MKDQSQLLLENQLCFPIYATSRMITRLYQPLLDVIGLTYPQYLVMLVMWEHENLSVSQLGNKLFLNTNTITPLLKKMELKGLIVKKRSSEDERTVNVSLTKSGQQLKIKALDIPEKLATTSNIPITELNQLRSTMWKMLNFIEK, from the coding sequence ATGAAAGATCAATCACAGCTTTTACTGGAAAATCAACTCTGCTTTCCGATTTATGCCACATCTCGGATGATCACAAGATTGTATCAACCGCTATTAGATGTGATTGGTCTTACCTATCCTCAATACCTGGTGATGTTAGTGATGTGGGAGCATGAAAATCTAAGCGTGAGTCAATTGGGAAACAAGCTCTTCCTGAATACCAATACGATTACTCCGCTCCTCAAAAAAATGGAGCTTAAGGGGCTAATTGTTAAAAAAAGGTCTTCGGAAGACGAACGAACGGTAAATGTTTCACTGACCAAATCTGGACAACAACTCAAAATAAAAGCGCTGGATATCCCGGAAAAACTAGCTACGACAAGTAACATTCCAATTACGGAGTTAAATCAACTAAGATCCACAATGTGGAAAATGTTAAATTTTATTGAAAAATAG
- a CDS encoding MarR family transcriptional regulator, with amino-acid sequence MKLEEELKMGDIQDAHHRATLNVIFTGAWMSERMNSLLKPFGISEQQYNILRILRGQKGKAISLQDISGRMVHKMSNTTRLVEKLRIKGLVDRQICPANRRKVDISILPAGLDLLEKTSNELNEMNQSFRDSLTEQEASTLADLLDKIRN; translated from the coding sequence ATGAAATTAGAAGAGGAATTAAAAATGGGTGACATTCAAGATGCACATCATCGTGCCACACTAAATGTAATATTTACAGGAGCGTGGATGTCTGAAAGAATGAATAGCCTTTTAAAACCTTTTGGAATTTCAGAGCAACAATATAACATATTACGCATCTTAAGAGGTCAAAAAGGAAAGGCGATTAGTCTTCAGGATATTTCAGGTCGTATGGTACATAAAATGAGTAATACTACGCGTTTGGTAGAAAAACTTCGCATCAAGGGATTGGTAGATCGTCAGATTTGTCCAGCCAATCGTAGGAAGGTAGATATTTCCATATTGCCGGCCGGACTAGATTTATTAGAGAAAACATCTAATGAACTCAATGAAATGAACCAATCTTTTAGAGATAGCCTAACGGAACAGGAGGCTTCTACTCTCGCTGACTTATTAGATAAGATTAGGAATTAA
- a CDS encoding YceI family protein, with amino-acid sequence MKKSTLLLGLGFATVLGLSAFTSAGEKEASKSTSIIEWTGSKVIGGDHKGTISIKESDFEFKKDQLIKGTVVADMTSITNSDLEGEWQQKLIGHLNSDDFFSTSKYPTATIKTTKVTPGKQANTYDIVADLTIKGITKSQSFTAIVKPNGKGHIITANVDIDRTKYEVKYGSSSYFDSLGDKAISDNFNLKVTIYSQN; translated from the coding sequence ATGAAAAAATCAACATTATTATTAGGACTTGGATTTGCAACAGTATTAGGTTTAAGCGCCTTTACTTCAGCTGGTGAAAAAGAAGCAAGTAAATCCACATCGATTATCGAATGGACTGGCTCTAAAGTTATCGGTGGAGATCATAAGGGAACGATTTCTATTAAAGAAAGTGATTTCGAATTCAAAAAAGATCAATTGATAAAAGGAACGGTAGTCGCAGATATGACTTCAATTACAAATTCCGACTTAGAAGGTGAATGGCAACAAAAATTGATTGGCCATCTAAATTCTGATGACTTCTTCTCTACTTCGAAGTATCCAACCGCGACAATTAAAACGACTAAGGTTACTCCGGGGAAACAAGCGAATACATACGACATCGTAGCGGATTTGACCATTAAAGGCATTACCAAATCTCAAAGTTTTACTGCAATCGTAAAGCCGAATGGTAAGGGGCATATCATCACCGCTAACGTGGATATAGATAGAACCAAATATGAAGTGAAATATGGTTCATCTAGTTATTTTGATAGTTTGGGAGACAAGGCAATTAGTGATAACTTCAACTTAAAGGTCACTATTTATAGCCAAAACTAA
- a CDS encoding pirin family protein has product MDRKSFLKKALIAGSVGAIAPTVLASEKDSKNQNDIKVISQEGFNHIPNKEIRTMKTVLHKANTRGQANHGWLKANHSFSFANYYNPERMNFGVLRVLNDDHIAPGAGFPTHPHDNMEIITIPLSGQVEHKDSMGNSGVISPGEIQVMSAGTGIQHSEFNKNKDQDLKLLQIWVFPNQKQVTPRYDQHQINATQQINGFRQILSPSSNDDGVWIHQNAWFHLGEMNSSEQFTYELRDKNNGVYIFLIEGNVQIEGENLSARDGLGAWDSEELLIKSQAKSKVLVMEVPLRIN; this is encoded by the coding sequence ATGGATAGAAAAAGTTTTTTAAAAAAGGCATTGATAGCGGGTTCAGTGGGAGCAATAGCTCCCACAGTTCTGGCGTCAGAAAAAGATTCCAAAAACCAGAATGATATAAAAGTCATTTCTCAGGAAGGTTTTAATCATATTCCCAACAAAGAAATACGAACTATGAAAACGGTTTTACATAAAGCAAATACCCGTGGTCAGGCGAATCATGGTTGGTTAAAAGCGAATCACTCTTTTAGCTTTGCAAATTACTATAATCCTGAACGAATGAATTTTGGAGTGCTTCGTGTACTAAATGATGATCATATTGCTCCGGGAGCAGGATTTCCAACCCATCCACATGACAATATGGAGATCATTACTATTCCATTAAGTGGACAGGTGGAGCATAAAGATAGTATGGGCAATTCGGGAGTGATTAGTCCAGGAGAAATTCAGGTGATGAGCGCTGGTACAGGAATCCAACACAGCGAATTTAATAAAAACAAGGATCAAGATTTAAAGCTCTTGCAGATCTGGGTTTTCCCTAACCAAAAACAAGTTACTCCGCGCTACGATCAACATCAAATTAATGCAACACAGCAGATCAATGGATTTAGACAGATCCTATCTCCCAGTTCAAATGATGATGGCGTTTGGATTCACCAAAACGCCTGGTTTCATCTAGGTGAAATGAATTCTAGTGAACAATTCACGTATGAACTTAGAGATAAAAACAATGGAGTGTATATCTTCCTGATCGAAGGGAATGTCCAAATTGAAGGAGAAAATCTATCCGCACGTGATGGTTTAGGCGCATGGGATAGTGAAGAATTATTAATAAAATCACAAGCAAAAAGCAAAGTACTTGTAATGGAAGTACCTTTGCGCATCAACTAA
- a CDS encoding nitroreductase family protein has translation MSLIENLNWRYATKKFDATKKVSNADIDTIKEAISLSATSYGLEAYKVLIVKDESLRQELVAASWGQSQVSDASHLMIFCNFNEVTPEYIDQYVDLKSSVQGIPSENLKGYGDFMKKTIGSFPEEITRTWTAKQTYIAMANAMAACAELKIDSCPMEGFDAAKYNAILGLEAKGLSAALVLPIGYRSEEDQTQHGKKVRKPLTDLFEVV, from the coding sequence ATGTCATTAATAGAAAATTTAAACTGGCGTTACGCAACTAAAAAATTCGATGCCACTAAAAAAGTATCTAATGCCGATATCGATACCATTAAAGAAGCCATCAGCTTATCTGCAACATCATACGGGTTGGAAGCTTATAAAGTGCTTATTGTAAAAGATGAAAGCCTAAGACAAGAGTTGGTGGCAGCATCATGGGGACAATCTCAGGTTTCTGATGCTTCTCATTTAATGATTTTTTGTAACTTCAACGAAGTTACTCCTGAATATATCGATCAATATGTTGATTTAAAATCAAGCGTTCAGGGCATCCCATCAGAAAACTTAAAAGGATATGGGGATTTTATGAAAAAGACTATTGGTTCTTTTCCTGAAGAAATTACCAGAACCTGGACTGCAAAGCAAACCTATATTGCTATGGCAAACGCAATGGCAGCTTGTGCCGAACTAAAAATTGATTCTTGTCCGATGGAAGGTTTCGATGCTGCAAAGTATAACGCGATTTTAGGTCTGGAAGCAAAAGGATTATCTGCTGCTTTGGTTTTACCAATCGGTTACAGATCAGAAGAAGATCAAACCCAGCACGGCAAAAAAGTAAGAAAACCACTTACTGATTTATTTGAAGTTGTATAA
- a CDS encoding pirin family protein: MKKSIERIVNNQTVWMGQTKIGQPIPQAELDEISPFILLHHAAPEEIPPGGPAFEVAPHPHRGFEPVTFVFQGEVEHRDSRGNQAIVKAGGVQWITSGMGIIHSEGVPKSFVETGGTLEIIQLWINLPKDLKMVQPNYQVFNSEDIPVIKQVDSKINVISGEIGGYKGPIKSLTSITAATIEMQEQGKVQLDLPEGENGAIYQLAGSSKINGQQVGNMQLVQLGTNGSEIEIVSDTESKLLVLSGQSIDEPKKMWGPYVMNTQTEIMEALRDYDMGKMGFLPR; the protein is encoded by the coding sequence ATGAAAAAATCGATTGAAAGAATCGTAAACAATCAAACGGTATGGATGGGTCAAACAAAAATTGGTCAACCTATACCTCAGGCTGAACTGGATGAAATCAGCCCATTTATTTTATTACATCATGCAGCTCCGGAGGAAATCCCTCCCGGAGGTCCTGCATTTGAAGTAGCACCTCATCCACATCGCGGTTTTGAACCTGTTACTTTTGTTTTTCAAGGTGAAGTTGAACATCGAGATTCGAGAGGAAATCAAGCCATCGTAAAAGCAGGTGGTGTACAATGGATCACTTCCGGAATGGGAATTATTCATTCCGAGGGTGTTCCAAAATCATTTGTAGAAACCGGTGGCACATTAGAGATTATCCAACTATGGATCAACCTGCCAAAGGATTTGAAAATGGTGCAACCCAATTATCAGGTCTTTAATTCAGAAGATATCCCAGTCATTAAACAAGTGGATAGTAAGATCAATGTAATTTCCGGAGAGATTGGAGGTTATAAAGGCCCCATAAAATCATTGACAAGCATCACCGCTGCAACTATTGAAATGCAAGAGCAAGGTAAAGTACAACTTGATCTACCTGAGGGAGAAAATGGAGCCATTTATCAATTAGCTGGTAGTTCTAAAATCAATGGGCAACAAGTTGGAAATATGCAACTCGTACAATTGGGTACAAATGGATCGGAAATAGAAATTGTATCAGATACTGAAAGTAAACTTTTAGTTTTATCAGGACAGTCCATTGATGAACCTAAAAAGATGTGGGGACCTTACGTAATGAACACGCAAACCGAAATTATGGAAGCGCTTAGAGATTACGATATGGGTAAAATGGGGTTCTTACCAAGGTAA